GCTTCGCGAGAAGGTGTGTCGCTTCAAGCGGCGGGGACCGCAGGCGTTCCGCCCATAGCCGGCCGATGATTATTGTCACTTGCGATAGACTGGCGTGATCCCACCTTCTGCAAGCCGTTCACCTGAAAACCGTCTGAATTACAATTCAGGCGCATGTCTTCGCTTGCGACGCCCCGATCGAGGATTCGCAGCCGAAGTTGACCGATTTGGCGCAGTTGTTGGCCGATAGCGCCGCGAGCGCACGCGAAGCTTGTGAGACGGATCCACCTCCATCATCCAGAGGAGGCGTCATGCGCACCGACATTGAATTTCTATCCGAGGGGCGAAAGTTGCGGGGGTGGCTTTACCGCCCATCAACCGAGCTGACATCAATCCCCGCCATCGTCATGGCCCATGGCCTGACGTGCGTTAAGGAGCAGTATCTAGATCGTTATGCCGAGGTGTTCGTGAGAGCCGGGTTTGGCGTCGTGCTTTACGATCACGCCAATTTCGGCGCGAGCGAAGGGTCGCCCCGGCAAGAGGTTGATCCCGTGCTGCAACGGCGTGGCTATCGAGATGCGATCAGCTTCGCGCAGACGGTGCCGTGGATCGATGCGGCGCGCATCGGTATCTGGGGGACCAGCTACAGCGGCGGGCATGTGCTTGAGATTGCGGCGCTCGACCGGCGCGTGAAATGCGTCGTCTCTCAGGTGCCGACCGTAAGCGGCTATCAGTCGGCGCTCCGGCGCACCCGCGCCGACCATGTGCCCGCGCTTCTCGCTCGCTTTGCGGCGGATCGCGCAGCGCGGTTCCTGGGCGAGGCTCCGGCGACGATCCCGGCCGTTTCAGACGATCCTGCGGTCGGTTGCGCGATGGGCGGTCGCGATGCCTACGATTTTTTCATGGGCACGAAGAGTTTCGCGCCTACCTGGCGCAACGAAATGACATTGCGGAGCGCCGAGATGGCGCGGGAAAATGAGCCGGGCATCCATATCGCCCGTATCAGCCTGACCCCGCTTTTGATGATCGTTGCGGAAAACGATATGCTGACGGCGACCGATCTCTGCCTTGAAGCGTTTCAGCGGGCGCTCCCGCCAAAACGTCTTGTGACCGTGCCCGGAGGGCACTTCGAACCTTATGTCCGTCATTTCGAAAAGACGAGCGGGGCCGCTCGCGACTGGTTCCTCGAACATCTCGGCCGGGAATGATCTGAAGCCGCCGGCTGAGACTGCATTCATAAAACGAGTGACGGTGCTCGCACGCGAATATCCGAACGGCTGGTTTATAGGGCCGCATTGCCATAAGGAAGGCCAGTTCGTCCACGCGACGTCCGGCGTCATGGAAGTCCGGGCCGAACGCGGCCTTTGGCTCGTGCCGCCGGGGCGTGCCGTGTGGATGCCGCCCCGCATCGTTCATGAACTCAGGGCGCGCGGGGCAGTTCGGTTGCGCACGCTGTACATCGAACCAGACGCGATCGACGTCGACTTGGGGAATACGCCCCGGGGCTACGCCGTCACCCCGCTTCTGCGCGAACTCATCGTCCGCGTCGTCGGTTCCGCCTCGGACGAAAGAGACCCGAGCCGACTCGCGCGCCTCGTAGCCGTTCTGATTGATGAACTCGCCGAAGCACCACCCGACGAATTCTCAATCAGGATACCTGTCGATGCGCGTCTCGAACGCGCCTGCAAGGTCATTTTCGAGGAACAGGGAAGGCCCCGCCCGATCCGTGAACTTGCGGCAGAATGCGGGGCCTCGCCACGGACACTCGCGCGCCTCGCCAATGACGAACTCGGTTGCCCCCTTTCGGTATGGAGGCAGCAGGCGCGCATTCTTGAAGCCGTGCCGATGCTTGTTGCGGGCGAATCCGTGATGCGGACGGCGCTTGCCCTCGGCTACGAAACGCCGAGCGCGTTCGCGGCCCTGTTCCGGCGTTTACTCGGCATCAATCCAAGTGCCTTCGCGGCGCAGCGGCGAAAGAAAACTTCGTCTTGATCGTCCCCTCCCTGGACCGGAA
This genomic window from Rhodomicrobium lacus contains:
- a CDS encoding alpha/beta hydrolase, producing MRTDIEFLSEGRKLRGWLYRPSTELTSIPAIVMAHGLTCVKEQYLDRYAEVFVRAGFGVVLYDHANFGASEGSPRQEVDPVLQRRGYRDAISFAQTVPWIDAARIGIWGTSYSGGHVLEIAALDRRVKCVVSQVPTVSGYQSALRRTRADHVPALLARFAADRAARFLGEAPATIPAVSDDPAVGCAMGGRDAYDFFMGTKSFAPTWRNEMTLRSAEMARENEPGIHIARISLTPLLMIVAENDMLTATDLCLEAFQRALPPKRLVTVPGGHFEPYVRHFEKTSGAARDWFLEHLGRE
- a CDS encoding AraC family transcriptional regulator: MTVLAREYPNGWFIGPHCHKEGQFVHATSGVMEVRAERGLWLVPPGRAVWMPPRIVHELRARGAVRLRTLYIEPDAIDVDLGNTPRGYAVTPLLRELIVRVVGSASDERDPSRLARLVAVLIDELAEAPPDEFSIRIPVDARLERACKVIFEEQGRPRPIRELAAECGASPRTLARLANDELGCPLSVWRQQARILEAVPMLVAGESVMRTALALGYETPSAFAALFRRLLGINPSAFAAQRRKKTSS